Proteins encoded in a region of the Zea mays cultivar B73 chromosome 2, Zm-B73-REFERENCE-NAM-5.0, whole genome shotgun sequence genome:
- the LOC100280800 gene encoding Thioredoxin H-type, producing MASEEGVVIACHTKADFDAHMAKAKEAGKLVIIDFTASWCGPCRFIAPLFVEHAKKFTQAVFLKVDVDELKEVAAAYDVEAMPTFHFVKNGVTVETVVGARKENLLAQIEKHCAAAVPAA from the exons ATGGCGTCCGAGGAGGGAGTCGTGATCGCCTGCCACACCAAGGCCGACTTCGACGCCCACATGGCCAAGGCCAAGGAGGCCGGCAAGCTG GTGATCATTGACTTCACGGCCTCCTGGTGCGGCCCCTGCCGCTTCATCGCGCCACTGTTCGTCGAGCACGCCAAGAAGTTCACCCAGGCTGTGTTCCTGAAGGTGGACGTGGACGAGCTGAAG GAAGTTGCCGCGGCCTACGATGTCGAGGCGATGCCGACCTTCCACTTCGTCAAGAACGGGGTGACGGTGGAGACCGTCGTCGGTGCCAGGAAGGAGAACCTCCTGGCCCAGATCGAGAAGCACTGCGCCGCGGCCGTGCCTGCTGCGTAG
- the LOC100381683 gene encoding uncharacterized protein LOC100381683 — translation MSDLLPEDVLVNIIGRLAPRYLAISRCVCKTWCTTIDAHNLLRMDLLPHSVSGLFINFNELSMSEFLSRPSKGPAISGKFDYLPSAGQVIDHCNGLILLHECVVNPATRQWALLPPRPSPNMPEHFCHGMYLVFDPTLSSHYEVFLIPQVSYNSNLDPAIEELEWPPSPCIVQVLSSRTKLWEERLFVREGEAAGNVADIRLDFQAVQENAVYWRGVLYVNYQSKFIMRISLSNDKYQVIKPPVDFEWFEFENESRLSKNLYLGKSEKGVYCALRYPSTVSFSIYILDESDGKTEWIMKPHYYLGSQGIDGPGPWTLQDINYNWDTQYEDSMEEKFEWDSDSDNVVENRSNGGYPCLPRIELLGFHPYKDVVFLSDTLRRGLAYHLDSSKIQDLGNLHPTYYGTEQGIQPFLLTAFPYTPWRGWFPEDT, via the exons ATGTCAGACCTGCTTCCTGAAGATGTACTTGTCAACATCATTGGTCGTCTTGCACCACGCTACCTTGCCATATCCCGGTGCGTTTGCAAGACATGGTGCACCACCATTGATGCCCATAATCTGCTGCGTATGGATCTACTCCCACACTCAGTGTCTGGACTCTTTATTAACTTCAATGAGTTAAGCATGTCGGAATTCTTATCCCGCCCCTCAAAAGGACCAGCAATATCTGGTAAATTTGACTATTTGCCTAGCGCGGGCCAAGTCATAGACCACTGCAACGGGCTCATCTTGTTACACGAATGTGTAGTTAACCCGGCCACACGACAGTGGGCGCTGCTGCCCCCACGCCCAAGCCCAAATATGCCTGAGCACTTTTGTCACGGGATGTACCTTGTCTTTGACCCCACATTGTCATCACATTATGAGGTATTCCTGATCCCTCAGGTCTCATACAATTCCAACTTAGACCCTGCAATAGAGGAATTGGAATGGCCACCTTCGCCTTGCATCGTACAAGTGttgtcatcaaggacaaagttgTGGGAGGAGAGGTTGTTTGTTCGAGAAGGAGAGGCTGCAGGTAATGTCGCTGACATTCGGTTGGATTTTCAAGCTGTTCAGGAGAATGCTGTCTATTGGCGGGGAGTACTTTATGTAAATTACCAATCCAAATTTATTATGAG GATATCATTGTCAAATGATAAATACCAAGTAATCAAGCCACCTGTAGATTTTgaatggtttgaatttgaaaatgaaTCCAGGCTATCCAAAAACCTTTATTTGGGAAAATCAGAGAAAGGGGTGTACTGTGCTTTGCGTTATCCGTCAACCGTTTCCTTTTCGATTTACATTCTCGATGAATCTGACGGCAAAACGGAGTGGATAATGAAGCCTCACTATTATCTCGGGAGTCAAGGAATTGACGGGCCTGGACCCTGGACTCTACAAGATATCAACTATAACTGGGACACCCAGTATGAAGACAGTATGGAGGAAAAgttcgagtgggactccgacagcGATAATGTTGTCGAGAACAGAAGCAACggtggatatccttgccttcctcGTATAGAACTTCTTGGGTTTCACCCCTACAAGGATGTTGTCTTCTTGAGCGACACGCTGAGACGAGGATTGGCCTATCACCTAGACAGCTCAAAGATCCAAGACCTGGGTAACCTCCATCCAACATATTATGGAACTGAACAGGGGATTCAGCCATTTCTACTGACGGCTTTCCCATACACACCCTGGAGGGGATGGTTTCCAGAAGACACATAA